AATAAAGCTCTTTTTCAGGTCTGCTACCAAAGGGATTACTTCCTTTGCAATATCTATGGTGGCATTCATATCAAGCATCGTCTCAAATTTTACTCTGAGCCTCTCCACGGAAAATCTCATGGCCTTTATATTTCCCAGCACCTTCTTTCTCTCTGCCAGTTCAGAAGCTATTTGAAGAGCCATATCTTTTCCATAGAGATCATTGACCTTCAATATTTCCTGCATTTTCTCTTCAATTCCTCTCTCTAGCTTTCCTTCAATGAACCTTAGCTTGTTCTCCATAACTCTAAGAGTAGAGACTGTCCTGGCAAGCTTCGTTCTATCGATCTTTTTCTTACCAAACAACTTTGAGCACCAGAGGGAAAAACAGATACAATTGCCTCTACATGCATATATTGTTATCTGGCATTTAAAAATAAAATGGCACTATCTACGTTTTCCTTCTAAAGAGCTTCTTTCCCGAAATTTTGCTTGACAGTATTCTCTCTCCTTGGAACCACCTAGCTCCTAAATATAGCACTATAGCAAAGTAGAGAATGTTTGCCAAAAAGCTAAGAATCACTGGCTCAGACCATCCCTGTATTGAGGCCTTTATTGCTATTAGCGGTGTTGATGCTGGTATGGCAGAAATAGCTAGAACTTGCGCAGTGCTTAGCTGAGAGAGATCTATATACATCAGCAGAATATATGGAATCAACATAGGAAGCCATGCATAGGAAGCCATTGCTTGTGCTTCCCTAACATTATTAGCCAAGGAAGCTATGAGAATGGAAGCTGCTAGAAGGAAGAGAAGCGATAGAAGAAGTCCTAGCGCTGCTTCAACAAGAGATGCTGGAGAAAGGAGCTCCACCGATTCAGCAATGCTAACACTTCCTCCGGGAATATTTGATGTTATAGAACTTATGTAATAGTAGAATCCAATAACCATTCCTACCATACCGGCAAGGGATATCAAGAACGCCCCAACTATTTTGCTAATTAATATTTGAGATCTCTTCACAGGAAACGAAAGCAAGATCTCTAGGGTTTTCTCCTCTTTCTCAATTCCCATGCTGGATGCTGCCAGGCTGGTAGCTATTGAAAAGATCATCAGAGGGGCAACGATCAGCATTATTGCTCCGCTGAGAAGAGAATTTATGGTTTTGACATTAAATTCCCTACCTCCTATAAATGCTGTTTCATTCAGTGATATTAGATGAAGGAGAGAAGAGGCGTTCAAATTCGGATATGCCTGGGATATTAGACCTAAAAGTATCTGCTGCTGGAAAGCATTGATGGATGAGGAAATTGCGGAGAATTTAG
The Fervidicoccaceae archaeon genome window above contains:
- a CDS encoding ABC transporter permease — its product is MRSPLVTLISKETKELLRDPRIFVLMILAPIVIFILLGQVIGYATSNTARAATSGLNLAVINEDGGDLSKLLVEFIKTSTNSKIEVFPANSDPKSILASGKFDALLLIPENFTKLISSGTGTTLQSYEVVRDISISSIAKFSAISSSINAFQQQILLGLISQAYPNLNASSLLHLISLNETAFIGGREFNVKTINSLLSGAIMLIVAPLMIFSIATSLAASSMGIEKEEKTLEILLSFPVKRSQILISKIVGAFLISLAGMVGMVIGFYYYISSITSNIPGGSVSIAESVELLSPASLVEAALGLLLSLLFLLAASILIASLANNVREAQAMASYAWLPMLIPYILLMYIDLSQLSTAQVLAISAIPASTPLIAIKASIQGWSEPVILSFLANILYFAIVLYLGARWFQGERILSSKISGKKLFRRKT